The segment AGGGGGCCGGTCGGCTCAGCTGATAACGCCAGCTGATGACGCTGACCTCACCCGCGATATCCGCAGGCGGAACCAGCGGCTGCGAACGCTGCCAGCTGCCGCGATTCGCCAGCGGCGGGCCGCTGGCACTGGCGTTCCATGCGCCGCCGCCCGCCTGCGCCGCCAGAGGCAGCAGCATCAGCGCCAGGATTAGCCCACGCATTATTTGCCTCCGATCGTTGCCGTCATGCGGATCTGGCGGTTATCGCTCAGCTCCAGATTAGAGAGCACCACCAGTTGCGGCAGATTGCGGCGCAGGAAGCGCGCCAGCAGCGCCCGCAGCGGATGATTGACCAGCAGCACCGGCGGCGCACCCAGCATCTCCTGACGCTGCAGGGCCGCCTGAGCCTGACTTAACAGCCGGTCGGCCAGGCCCGGCTCCAGTCCGCCGCCGCCCTGCAACGCCTGCAGCAGCAGGCGTTCCAGCGTGGAATCCAGACCGATCACCTGCACCTCGTCGTTGCCCGGGAACCACTGCTGCGTAATCGCGCGGCCCAGCGCCACACGAACCACGCTGGTCAGCTCCTGCGGATCGCTCTGCACCGGCGCATGTTCCGCCAGCGTCTCGATAATGGTGCGCATATCGCGAATCGACACCCGCTCAACCAGCAGGTTCTGCAGCACCTTATGCAGCGTGGTCAGCGTAATCACGCCTGGCACCAGATCTTCGGTCAGCTTCGGCATCTCCTGCGTCACCCGATCCAGCAGCTGCTGCGCTTCCTGACGGCCAAACAGCTCGCTGGCATACTGACCAATCAGATGGTTCAGGTGGGTCGCCACAACGGTACTTGCCTCCACCACGGTAAAGCCCTGAATCTGCGCCTGCTCTTTCAGCGCGCTATCGATCCAGACCGCCGCCAGCCCAAAGGCGGGATCGACCGTCGCTTCGCCCGGCAGCGAACCCGCCGCCGTACCGGGGTTAATCGCCATCCAGCGCCCGGGATAGGCATCACCGCTGCCAATCTCCACGCCTTTCATCAGAATGCGATAGCGTGCCGGTGGCAGCTCCATATTGTCGCGGATATGCACCACCGGCGGCAGGAAACCGACATCCTGCGCCACTTTCTTACGGATACTGCGGATACGGCCCAGCAGTTCGCCGTTTTGCTGATGATCGACCATCGGAATCAGGCGATAGCCCACTTCCATGCCCAGCGTGTCTTCCAGCTGCACATCGGTCCAGGAAGCCTCCGTCGTGGCGGGGGTATCCGGCGTTTTGGTGATGCCGCCTGTCACTTCCGGTTTTTTCTTCGGCTGCATTTCGCGGCCACGCAGCCACCAGGCCAGCCCCAGTAAGGCGGCAGTGAAGAGCAGGAAGACGAAGTTCGGCATACCAGGCACCAGACCCAGCAGGCCAATCACCCCGGCGCTGAGCATCAGAACCCGCGGATCTTTGAACAGCTGCGTCACCATCTGCTCGCCGACATCCTGATCGGTGGCAACGCGCGTCACGATAACACCGGCTGCGGTTGAGATAACCAGCGCCGGGATCTGCGCAACCAGACCATCACCGATGGTCAGCAGCGTATAGGTCTCGGCAGCATGTCCCGCATCCATCCCGTGCTGAACCACGCCCACCAGCAGGCCGCCGATGACGTTGATCACCATAATCATGATCCCGGCAATGGCATCACCGCGAACGAACTTACTGGCACCATCCATCGAACCGTAGAAGTCCGCTTCCTGGGTAACTTCGGCACGACGGCGCTTGGCCTCATCCTCACCGATCAGACCGGCGTTGAGGTCGGCGTCAATCGCCATCTGCTTACCGGGCATCCCGTCCAGCACAAAGCGTGCGCCCACTTCGGCGATACGACCGGCACCCTTGGTAATGACCATAAAGTTGATGATGACCAGGATGATAAACACCACGATCCCGATGGCGAAGTTACCGCCTACCAGAAAGTGGCCGAACGCTTCAACCACCTGACCGGCCGCTGCGGCACCGGTATGCCCTTCCATCAGGATGATACGGGTGGAGGCCACGTTCAGTGCCAGGCGCAGCAGGGTTGAGAAGAGCAGAATGGTCGGGAATGCCGCAAACTCCAGGGTTCGCTGGGTGAACATCGCCACCAGCAGGACCATGATCGACAGTGCGATGTTAAAGGTGAACAGCAGATCGAGGATGAACGGCGGCAATGGCAGAACCATCATCGACAGGATCATCATGATCAGCACCGGCCCGGCCAGCACCTGCCACTGCATATCTTTCAGGTTGCCCGGTAAACGTAGTTTTGCGGCCAGGTTATTAGCCATCGTTTTTGCTCTCTCCTGCAAAGTCCATCTCTGCCGGCACCGGCAGGTTTTTAGGTTTGGCTGGGATCAGGCCGCCTTCGCGCTTCCAGCGACGCGACTGCCAGACCCACGCCAGCACTTCGGCCACGGCCGCATAGAGCGCGCCGGGAATGTGCTGACCAATCTCAGTGTGACGGTATAACGCACGCGCCAGCGGCGGTGCTTCCAGAACCGGGATGCGGTGTTCGGCACCCAGTTCACGAATTCTCAGGGCGATTTCACCCGCGCCTTTGGCAATCACTTTTGGCGCACTCATCTTCTTCTCGTTATATTGCAGCGCCACCGAGTAGTGCGTCGGGTTCGTCACGATGACGTCGGCTTTAGGCACATCGGCCATCATGCGGCGGCGGGCGGCGGCACGCATCTGCTGGCGGATACGCCCCTTCACATGCGGGTCACCCTCCTGCTGTTTGTGCTCGTCGCGGATCTCCTGCATCGACATCTTCAGCTTTTTGAAGTGGCTGTAGAGTTGCCAGAAGACGTCATACCCCACCATCGGGACCAGCCCCAGCATGACCAGCGAACAGCAGACCGCGATCATCTCCATGCCGTGAATGAGCGCGGTGACCGGTGATTCGCTGATCAGCCGGAGCATCTCGGGCCAGTGGCTCCAGATGTACCACCAGCCCACGGCACCGACTAAGATCGTTTTGAGGATGCCTTTAAACAGTTCGGTCCAGGCCTGAGCGGC is part of the Pantoea sp. Ep11b genome and harbors:
- a CDS encoding flagellar protein FlhE yields the protein MRGLILALMLLPLAAQAGGGAWNASASGPPLANRGSWQRSQPLVPPADIAGEVSVISWRYQLSRPAPSGLEVRLCGEQRCTTLEGASGITRGLVHLNASETLHMVFGFAGSGALPPGLRVVSSEVMVNYE
- the flhA gene encoding flagellar biosynthesis protein FlhA; translated protein: MANNLAAKLRLPGNLKDMQWQVLAGPVLIMMILSMMVLPLPPFILDLLFTFNIALSIMVLLVAMFTQRTLEFAAFPTILLFSTLLRLALNVASTRIILMEGHTGAAAAGQVVEAFGHFLVGGNFAIGIVVFIILVIINFMVITKGAGRIAEVGARFVLDGMPGKQMAIDADLNAGLIGEDEAKRRRAEVTQEADFYGSMDGASKFVRGDAIAGIMIMVINVIGGLLVGVVQHGMDAGHAAETYTLLTIGDGLVAQIPALVISTAAGVIVTRVATDQDVGEQMVTQLFKDPRVLMLSAGVIGLLGLVPGMPNFVFLLFTAALLGLAWWLRGREMQPKKKPEVTGGITKTPDTPATTEASWTDVQLEDTLGMEVGYRLIPMVDHQQNGELLGRIRSIRKKVAQDVGFLPPVVHIRDNMELPPARYRILMKGVEIGSGDAYPGRWMAINPGTAAGSLPGEATVDPAFGLAAVWIDSALKEQAQIQGFTVVEASTVVATHLNHLIGQYASELFGRQEAQQLLDRVTQEMPKLTEDLVPGVITLTTLHKVLQNLLVERVSIRDMRTIIETLAEHAPVQSDPQELTSVVRVALGRAITQQWFPGNDEVQVIGLDSTLERLLLQALQGGGGLEPGLADRLLSQAQAALQRQEMLGAPPVLLVNHPLRALLARFLRRNLPQLVVLSNLELSDNRQIRMTATIGGK
- the flhB gene encoding flagellar biosynthesis protein FlhB, whose protein sequence is MSEESDEDKTESPTAHRLEKAREEGQIPRSRELTSLLMLLAGIMILWIGGNMMAHRLAAMVATGLRFDHGMVRDDKIIVGHIGSLITQALMALLPLMGGLVLVAIAAPMLLGGIVFSGKSIKFDLKKLSPMAGFKRMFAAQAWTELFKGILKTILVGAVGWWYIWSHWPEMLRLISESPVTALIHGMEMIAVCCSLVMLGLVPMVGYDVFWQLYSHFKKLKMSMQEIRDEHKQQEGDPHVKGRIRQQMRAAARRRMMADVPKADVIVTNPTHYSVALQYNEKKMSAPKVIAKGAGEIALRIRELGAEHRIPVLEAPPLARALYRHTEIGQHIPGALYAAVAEVLAWVWQSRRWKREGGLIPAKPKNLPVPAEMDFAGESKNDG